The region ATGAGCACGTCACCCGTGAACACGCTGACCAAGCCCTCCCAGACGCTGAGACCTTGCTTCTGCAACGTGGACATGTAACTCCTGATCCGAGCGAAATTGCACCCACCCTCCTCGGACCGGAATCCTCCAGATACCTTGCGTTTCACGCACCATGCCCGCACGTCCCGCTCCGCCTGATTGTTATCAAACGGCACTCGGCAGTCATGTAGGAACAGCAGCACCGCTGCGCGGTGCTGCTGGCACCGCAACGCCAGATTCCGCCCATGTGACTGCTTCGTCGGACCGCGTCGCCCTGGAACGGGCGGCGCGGCTGGGTTGGCCAGCAAGCCCTCCTCAAGCAGTTCATCAAATCGCCGTTCAAACGCCGTGCGGGCCTCTGGGCTCAGCGTCCCGGCGTTCAGGTCGTGATACACCGTCCTCAGCGATTCCCGAAGTGCGCCAGCCCACACCTGCCCATGGTGTTCGGCCAATCCCCGCAGCTCCCGCAACAGATGAGCTCCGCACAGGGCATGCTGTGCCGGAAGTTTGAAGTACGAGCTCCAGGCGTCGTGGACCAGGATGCCGGTGTACTTCGGCAGGACCTTCATGTGCTCCAGTGCCGCGAGGCCGCGCCGGGCATGCTGGCCGTAGAACGTGAGCTGCGCGCAGCTCACGACATGCATCCAGTGCAGCTTCCCGTTCACCGGGCTGCCGGTCTCATCTGCATGCAGCACCGGTTGATGTGTCAGGGCTGTCCTGAGTCGCCCTTCAAAGTCCTGCAGTCGCTCCGCTGCCAGATTCAGGTTCAGCGCGATGGTGCCATCACTCGGGCGTGCTCCGCAGATTGCGTGCAGGATTTCACTGGTGCGTTCGAGGGGCACGAAGTGCGCCACGTTCAGATACACCGTCAAGGCGTGGACCCGTGGACCGTATTGCACCTGAGCCGTGACGTGCGTGGGGAAGGGTGCTCGCTGCCGGGAACGACATCCAGGGCAGATCTTGACGTCGGCGCGGTATTCGGTGACCTGAAGGTGGAGGTCGGGGAGGTCATGAACCTGTCGAGCGACCTGGGTGTCGACTGGAACGTCATCCCAGGCCTGCCCGCAGGTGCAGTGTCCCGTCACCGGGAGATCGACGATGACGTCGGGATGCGCGGACATCTTGAGGGTCTTGCCGGGGTGATCGGGTTGAGCGCCAGAAGACCGGCCGGTCTTCTGGCGCTCACTCTTGGGCTGCCAGGGCTTGTCCTGACTGGGAGGCTGACTGGATGTGGTGCTGTTTCGGGCCAGTTGAGCTTTGATGGTGCGAAGTTCAGCCAGCACCTCAGCGAGCTGGGCTTCGAGTTCACGGACGCGTGCCTCGAGTCGTTTGCAGTTTGGGCAGGGGACCTCGCTGATGGTCCACCTTACCCAATCGACTCCGGAAAATCACCCTGCTGAGCAGTT is a window of Deinococcus grandis DNA encoding:
- the tnpC gene encoding IS66 family transposase, with protein sequence MSEVPCPNCKRLEARVRELEAQLAEVLAELRTIKAQLARNSTTSSQPPSQDKPWQPKSERQKTGRSSGAQPDHPGKTLKMSAHPDVIVDLPVTGHCTCGQAWDDVPVDTQVARQVHDLPDLHLQVTEYRADVKICPGCRSRQRAPFPTHVTAQVQYGPRVHALTVYLNVAHFVPLERTSEILHAICGARPSDGTIALNLNLAAERLQDFEGRLRTALTHQPVLHADETGSPVNGKLHWMHVVSCAQLTFYGQHARRGLAALEHMKVLPKYTGILVHDAWSSYFKLPAQHALCGAHLLRELRGLAEHHGQVWAGALRESLRTVYHDLNAGTLSPEARTAFERRFDELLEEGLLANPAAPPVPGRRGPTKQSHGRNLALRCQQHRAAVLLFLHDCRVPFDNNQAERDVRAWCVKRKVSGGFRSEEGGCNFARIRSYMSTLQKQGLSVWEGLVSVFTGDVLMPNFNP